Below is a genomic region from Angustibacter sp. Root456.
CCTCAACCCCGTGCTCGTCGGTTCCGGGCCGCCGCTGGTGGTCGACGCCCGCGTGCGCGTGGCACCTCCGGCAGAAGTGCCCTGGGGGCCGGTGGTGCGCCACCTCCCCACCTGACCTCCCCGCGCCCCACCGTGCGGTTCGGATCCGAAGTGCACGAGGGGAGGGGGGCCGCTGGGGTCAGGGGACGACGAGGACGGGCGCAGTCGCTTCGTCGAGCACCTGCCGGCTCACCGACCCGATCGACAGCCGCGCGAGCGCGATGGGGCCGCGCGAGCCGATCACGAGCAGCCGGGTGCGGCTCGCGTGCAGCAGCAGCGCCTCGGCGGCCGGGTCGGGCGTGAACACGGTGGTGACGTGCACCGCGGGGTCGATGGCGGCGCTCGTCAGAGCCTGCTCGACGACCTCTCGCCCGTGCTCGAGCCGCGCCTCGGGGGACTCCCCTGGCGCCCCCGCGTAGGAGTGCAGCACCAGCAGGTGCGCCCCGTTGCGCTGCGCCTCGGCGGCCGCGACCTGCAGCGTGTGCGCCGCCTCCGCGCCCCGCCCGACGCCCACCAGGACGGCGTGCGACATCGCTCCCTGCGCGGCCGGCTCCTGCGCCAGCCAGTCGTCCGGGACGACGAGCACCGGGCAGCTCACCGACCGCACCAGCTCGCGGCTCGTCGTCCCGAGCAGGAACGCCCGGGCGCCGTGGCCGCCGCGGTCGCCGACCACCAGCAGCCGGCAGGTCGAGAGGTGCTCGCGCACCGCGTCCGGGTCGGGCACGCCCACGACGTCGACCGTCGCGAGCAGGCCGGGACGCGCGCTCACGACCTGCTCGGCGACGTCCTCGGCGATCGTGCGGGCGATCGTCATCCGCTGCTGCTCGTCGAGGTCCTGCGCGTGCGGGCTGAGCGACGTGTCGACGTCCGTCGTGACGAGCGACAGCAGCTTGAGGTGCATGCCTCGCTGCGCTGCCTCGTCGGCGGCGCGCTCGACCGCCGGCCGGCTGTGCCAGCTGCCGTCGAAGCCCACCACGACGGCGTCAGCCAGCGCGAGGTCGTGGTGCTCGGCGAGGGTCCGCCGCGTGAGGGGGAGTGTCATGGCGTCCTCCTGAGTCCGCTGGAACTCGTTGCTGCTGATGATCTTTGGCGCCGATCGGCCCGTGCGTGGGTCATCGGGTGTCGCTGCCCGACACCGCACCGAGGACGGCGGACCGCCCGGCTTCGAGCCGCGCCGCGCACACCCGCGGCGGCGAGCACGAGACGTAGTCGAGGCCGAGGTCGTGGAAGAAGTGCACCGACTCGGCG
It encodes:
- a CDS encoding universal stress protein translates to MTLPLTRRTLAEHHDLALADAVVVGFDGSWHSRPAVERAADEAAQRGMHLKLLSLVTTDVDTSLSPHAQDLDEQQRMTIARTIAEDVAEQVVSARPGLLATVDVVGVPDPDAVREHLSTCRLLVVGDRGGHGARAFLLGTTSRELVRSVSCPVLVVPDDWLAQEPAAQGAMSHAVLVGVGRGAEAAHTLQVAAAEAQRNGAHLLVLHSYAGAPGESPEARLEHGREVVEQALTSAAIDPAVHVTTVFTPDPAAEALLLHASRTRLLVIGSRGPIALARLSIGSVSRQVLDEATAPVLVVP